One window of Trinickia caryophylli genomic DNA carries:
- a CDS encoding acyl-CoA thioesterase, whose amino-acid sequence MTSPLLPQKPCTLRVVPQPRDANVHGDVFGGWIMAQVDIAGSIPASRRANGRVATIAVNSFVFKQPVFVGDLLSFYATIIKTGNTSVTVDVEVYAQRMSLSEEVVKVTEATLTYVATDHDRRPRKLPDVA is encoded by the coding sequence ATGACCTCCCCGCTGCTCCCCCAAAAACCCTGCACGCTGCGCGTCGTTCCCCAGCCCAGGGACGCGAATGTCCATGGCGACGTCTTCGGCGGCTGGATCATGGCGCAGGTCGACATCGCCGGCTCGATCCCGGCAAGCCGCCGCGCGAACGGCCGGGTCGCGACCATCGCCGTCAACTCGTTCGTGTTCAAGCAGCCGGTGTTCGTTGGCGATCTGCTGAGCTTCTACGCCACGATCATCAAGACCGGCAATACGTCGGTCACGGTCGACGTCGAGGTTTACGCGCAGCGCATGAGTCTCTCGGAGGAGGTCGTGAAGGTGACCGAGGCAACGCTCACGTACGTTGCCACCGATCACGATCGCCGCCCGCGCAAGCTGCCCGACGTCGCCTGA
- a CDS encoding ABCB family ABC transporter ATP-binding protein/permease, whose protein sequence is MRRYSASSEPAPPSNGPRRDWRTIRSLLPYLASYKGRVALALTCLIGAKVANLGVPVILKRIVDGLAPMHQLTALGRAEHAPAIVLASGMGLLVVAYALVRLSTSLFTELREIFFSKVTESAVRELALKVFRHLHALSLRFHLERQTGGMSRDIERGTRGIQQLISYSLYSILPTLVEVGLVLGFFVVRYEAYYALVALIALVVYIVFTVKVTEWRTHLRRTMNELDSRANSRAIDSLLNYETVKYFGNEAWETERYDENLKRFRAAAIKSQNSLSLLNFGQQAIIGTGLVFILWRATSGVMAGRLTLGDLVLINTFMLQLYIPLNFLGVIYRELKQALTDMDRMFTLLGAAREIADAPGAPALAIRGARVSFDRVSFAYEPSRPILHDVSFTIEAGTTTAVVGASGSGKSTLARLLFRFYDLDRATGGTITIDGQDIRDVTQDSLRRAIGIVPQDTVLFNDTIYYNIAYGRPAATREEVVAAARAAHIHEFVEGLPKGYETPVGERGLKLSGGEKQRVAIARTLLKNPPILVFDEATSALDSHSERAIQGELDQIAEGRTTLVIAHRLSTIVHAHQIIVMDRGRIVERGTHAQLLAAGGAFAQMWALQQRAAREAPAEPVPVNGQAR, encoded by the coding sequence ATGCGCCGCTACAGTGCCTCGAGCGAGCCTGCTCCGCCGTCGAACGGCCCGCGCCGCGACTGGCGGACCATCCGCTCGCTGCTGCCTTATCTCGCCAGCTACAAGGGGCGCGTTGCCCTCGCGCTGACCTGCCTCATCGGCGCCAAGGTCGCGAACCTCGGCGTGCCCGTGATCTTGAAGCGCATCGTCGATGGGCTCGCGCCGATGCATCAGCTCACCGCGCTCGGGCGTGCCGAGCACGCGCCGGCGATCGTGCTCGCGAGCGGCATGGGCCTGCTCGTCGTCGCCTATGCGCTCGTGCGGCTTTCCACGTCGCTTTTCACCGAACTGCGCGAAATCTTCTTCTCCAAGGTGACGGAAAGCGCGGTGCGCGAGCTGGCGCTGAAGGTGTTCCGCCATCTGCACGCGCTCTCGCTGCGGTTTCACCTCGAACGCCAGACGGGCGGCATGTCCCGCGATATCGAGCGCGGCACGCGCGGCATTCAGCAGTTGATTTCGTATTCGCTCTACAGCATCTTGCCGACGCTCGTCGAGGTGGGGCTCGTGCTCGGCTTTTTCGTGGTCCGCTACGAGGCGTACTACGCGCTCGTGGCGCTGATCGCGCTCGTCGTCTACATCGTCTTCACGGTCAAGGTAACCGAATGGCGCACGCATTTGCGCCGGACGATGAACGAACTCGATTCGAGGGCGAATTCCCGGGCGATCGACTCGCTGCTCAACTACGAGACGGTCAAGTATTTCGGCAACGAAGCCTGGGAGACCGAGCGATACGACGAGAATCTGAAGCGCTTTCGCGCCGCCGCGATCAAGTCGCAGAACTCGCTGTCGCTGCTCAACTTCGGCCAGCAGGCGATCATCGGCACGGGGCTCGTCTTCATTCTGTGGCGGGCCACCTCGGGTGTGATGGCGGGCCGGCTCACGCTCGGCGACCTCGTGCTCATCAACACCTTCATGCTGCAGCTTTATATCCCGCTCAATTTTCTCGGCGTCATCTATCGGGAGCTCAAGCAGGCCTTGACCGACATGGACCGGATGTTCACGTTGCTCGGCGCCGCGCGCGAAATCGCCGACGCGCCGGGTGCGCCCGCTCTCGCCATACGCGGTGCGCGCGTTTCGTTCGACCGTGTGTCGTTCGCCTACGAGCCGTCGCGGCCCATCCTGCATGACGTCAGCTTCACGATCGAGGCCGGCACGACGACGGCCGTGGTGGGCGCGAGCGGTTCGGGCAAGTCGACACTCGCCCGGCTGCTCTTTCGCTTCTACGATCTCGATCGCGCGACGGGCGGCACGATCACGATCGACGGGCAGGACATCCGCGACGTGACGCAGGACTCGCTGCGGCGCGCCATCGGCATCGTGCCGCAGGACACCGTGCTCTTCAACGATACGATCTACTACAACATCGCCTACGGACGGCCCGCGGCCACGCGCGAGGAAGTGGTCGCCGCCGCGCGCGCCGCCCATATCCACGAGTTCGTCGAAGGATTGCCGAAGGGCTATGAGACCCCGGTCGGCGAGCGCGGACTCAAGCTGTCGGGCGGCGAGAAGCAGCGCGTGGCCATCGCGCGCACGCTGCTCAAGAATCCGCCGATCCTGGTCTTCGACGAGGCGACGTCCGCACTCGACTCGCACTCGGAGCGGGCGATCCAGGGGGAACTGGATCAGATCGCCGAAGGCCGCACGACGCTCGTCATCGCGCACCGGCTGTCGACGATCGTGCACGCGCACCAGATCATCG